One segment of Rissa tridactyla isolate bRisTri1 chromosome 17, bRisTri1.patW.cur.20221130, whole genome shotgun sequence DNA contains the following:
- the FAM118B gene encoding protein FAM118B isoform X1, with amino-acid sequence MAGWIILLSSPENETLPMAFCSQQKSFCLSSLLLFSQGLLTGIVLEGGSAPAPRNWMASTVSLGKETLLEDGMPPAKKPRKLLPSLKTKKPQELVLVIGTGISAAVAPQVPALKSWKGLIQALLDAAIDFDLLEDEESKRFQKCLHEDKNLVHVAHDLIQKLSPRTSNVRSTFFKDCLYEVFDDLESKMEDSGKQLLQSVLHLMENGALVLTTNFDNLLELYAAHQGKHLESLDLTDEKKVLEWAQEKRKLSVLHIHGVYTNPSGIVLHPAGYQNVLRNTEVMREIQKLYENKSFLFLGCGWTVDDTTFQALFLEAVKHKSDLEHFMLVRRGDVDEFKKLRENMLDKGIKVISYGDEYADLPEYFERLTSEIAMRGRTGVPKEGQQLNGSAAAHPEIKGFAEPLLPRRMQHLSTSLAPGPVPQPGTPQDRPKPEPAAPGEARAV; translated from the exons CGGGCTGGATAATCCTTCTCTCATCACCGGAGAATGAAACGCTCCCCATGGCTTTTTGTAGCCAACAaaaatctttttgtctttcttccctcctgctgTTTTCCCAAGGTTTGCTGACAGGCATCGTCTTGGAAGGGGGGAGCGCGCCTGCTCCAAG AAACTGGATGGCTTCTACGGTGAGCCTGGGTAAAGAAACATTGTTGGAAGATGGAATGCCACCTGCAAAAAAGCCCAG GAAGCTGTTGCCAAGCCTCAAAACCAAGAAGCCTCAGGAACTGGTTTTGGTGATCGGGACAGGAATCAGTGCAGCAGTTGCTCCCCAGGTCCCAGCGCTGAAGTCTTGGAAGGGGTTAATCCAGGCCCTCCTGGATGCTGCTATTGACTTTGATCTCCTGGAAGATGAAGAGAGCAAACGGTTTCAAAAGTGTCTCCATGAAGACAAGAACTTGGTTCACGTTGCCCACGACCTCATCCAGAAGCTGTCTCCG CGCACAAGCAACGTTCGCTCAACCTTTTTCAAAGACTGTTTATACGAGGTGTTTGATGACCTGGAATCTAAAATGGAAGATTCTGGGAAGCAGCTGCTTCAGTCCGTGCTTCACTTGATGGAAAACGGGGCACTTGTGTTAACCACAAACTTCGATAACCTGCTGGAACTGTACGCAGCACACCAGGGGAAGCATCTGGAGTCTCTTGACCTCACTGATGAAAAGAAG GTGCTGGAGTGGGCGCAGGAGAAGAGGAAGCTTAGTGTCCTGCACATCCATGGCGTTTACACCAACCCCAGCGGCATAGTGCTCCACCCGGCCGGCTACCAGAACGTGCTGCGCAACACGGAGGTCATG cGGGAGATTCAGAAGCTGTATGAAAATAAGTCATTCCTGTTCTTGGGCTGTGGTTGGACTGTTGATGACACCACGTTTCAGGCCCTGTTTTTAGAGGCTGTGAAGCACAAGTCAGACCTGGAGCACTTCATGCTCGTACGGAGGGGAGACGTGGATGAATTTAAGAAGCTTCGTGAGAACATGCTGGACAAAGGGATTAAAGTGATTTCCTACGGGGATGAATACGCCGACTTGCCCGAGTACTTTGAGAGGCTGACGAGCGAGATCGCCATGCGGGGTCGAACAG GTGTGCCCAAGGAGGGACAACAGCTCAACGGCTCCGCCGCTGCCCACCCCGAGATAAAAG GTTTTGCAGAGCCTTTGCTTCCCCGCAGGATGCAGCACCTGAGCACCAGCCTGGCCCCAGGACCTGTGCCGCAGCCCGGGACTCCCCAGGACCGACCTAAACcagagccggcagctcccgggGAGGCCCGCGCGGTTTAA
- the FAM118B gene encoding protein FAM118B isoform X3, which yields MAGWIILLSSPENETLPMAFCSQQKSFCLSSLLLFSQGLLTGIVLEGGSAPAPRNWMASTVSLGKETLLEDGMPPAKKPRKLLPSLKTKKPQELVLVIGTGISAAVAPQVPALKSWKGLIQALLDAAIDFDLLEDEESKRFQKCLHEDKNLVHVAHDLIQKLSPRTSNVRSTFFKDCLYEVFDDLESKMEDSGKQLLQSVLHLMENGALVLTTNFDNLLELYAAHQGKHLESLDLTDEKKVLEWAQEKRKLSVLHIHGVYTNPSGIVLHPAGYQNVLRNTEVMREIQKLYENKSFLFLGCGWTVDDTTFQALFLEAVKHKSDLEHFMLVRRGDVDEFKKLRENMLDKGIKVISYGDEYADLPEYFERLTSEIAMRGRTGVPKEGQQLNGSAAAHPEIKGCST from the exons CGGGCTGGATAATCCTTCTCTCATCACCGGAGAATGAAACGCTCCCCATGGCTTTTTGTAGCCAACAaaaatctttttgtctttcttccctcctgctgTTTTCCCAAGGTTTGCTGACAGGCATCGTCTTGGAAGGGGGGAGCGCGCCTGCTCCAAG AAACTGGATGGCTTCTACGGTGAGCCTGGGTAAAGAAACATTGTTGGAAGATGGAATGCCACCTGCAAAAAAGCCCAG GAAGCTGTTGCCAAGCCTCAAAACCAAGAAGCCTCAGGAACTGGTTTTGGTGATCGGGACAGGAATCAGTGCAGCAGTTGCTCCCCAGGTCCCAGCGCTGAAGTCTTGGAAGGGGTTAATCCAGGCCCTCCTGGATGCTGCTATTGACTTTGATCTCCTGGAAGATGAAGAGAGCAAACGGTTTCAAAAGTGTCTCCATGAAGACAAGAACTTGGTTCACGTTGCCCACGACCTCATCCAGAAGCTGTCTCCG CGCACAAGCAACGTTCGCTCAACCTTTTTCAAAGACTGTTTATACGAGGTGTTTGATGACCTGGAATCTAAAATGGAAGATTCTGGGAAGCAGCTGCTTCAGTCCGTGCTTCACTTGATGGAAAACGGGGCACTTGTGTTAACCACAAACTTCGATAACCTGCTGGAACTGTACGCAGCACACCAGGGGAAGCATCTGGAGTCTCTTGACCTCACTGATGAAAAGAAG GTGCTGGAGTGGGCGCAGGAGAAGAGGAAGCTTAGTGTCCTGCACATCCATGGCGTTTACACCAACCCCAGCGGCATAGTGCTCCACCCGGCCGGCTACCAGAACGTGCTGCGCAACACGGAGGTCATG cGGGAGATTCAGAAGCTGTATGAAAATAAGTCATTCCTGTTCTTGGGCTGTGGTTGGACTGTTGATGACACCACGTTTCAGGCCCTGTTTTTAGAGGCTGTGAAGCACAAGTCAGACCTGGAGCACTTCATGCTCGTACGGAGGGGAGACGTGGATGAATTTAAGAAGCTTCGTGAGAACATGCTGGACAAAGGGATTAAAGTGATTTCCTACGGGGATGAATACGCCGACTTGCCCGAGTACTTTGAGAGGCTGACGAGCGAGATCGCCATGCGGGGTCGAACAG GTGTGCCCAAGGAGGGACAACAGCTCAACGGCTCCGCCGCTGCCCACCCCGAGATAAAAG GATGCAGCACCTGA
- the FAM118B gene encoding protein FAM118B isoform X4 gives MASTVSLGKETLLEDGMPPAKKPRKLLPSLKTKKPQELVLVIGTGISAAVAPQVPALKSWKGLIQALLDAAIDFDLLEDEESKRFQKCLHEDKNLVHVAHDLIQKLSPRTSNVRSTFFKDCLYEVFDDLESKMEDSGKQLLQSVLHLMENGALVLTTNFDNLLELYAAHQGKHLESLDLTDEKKVLEWAQEKRKLSVLHIHGVYTNPSGIVLHPAGYQNVLRNTEVMREIQKLYENKSFLFLGCGWTVDDTTFQALFLEAVKHKSDLEHFMLVRRGDVDEFKKLRENMLDKGIKVISYGDEYADLPEYFERLTSEIAMRGRTGVPKEGQQLNGSAAAHPEIKGFAEPLLPRRMQHLSTSLAPGPVPQPGTPQDRPKPEPAAPGEARAV, from the exons ATGGCTTCTACGGTGAGCCTGGGTAAAGAAACATTGTTGGAAGATGGAATGCCACCTGCAAAAAAGCCCAG GAAGCTGTTGCCAAGCCTCAAAACCAAGAAGCCTCAGGAACTGGTTTTGGTGATCGGGACAGGAATCAGTGCAGCAGTTGCTCCCCAGGTCCCAGCGCTGAAGTCTTGGAAGGGGTTAATCCAGGCCCTCCTGGATGCTGCTATTGACTTTGATCTCCTGGAAGATGAAGAGAGCAAACGGTTTCAAAAGTGTCTCCATGAAGACAAGAACTTGGTTCACGTTGCCCACGACCTCATCCAGAAGCTGTCTCCG CGCACAAGCAACGTTCGCTCAACCTTTTTCAAAGACTGTTTATACGAGGTGTTTGATGACCTGGAATCTAAAATGGAAGATTCTGGGAAGCAGCTGCTTCAGTCCGTGCTTCACTTGATGGAAAACGGGGCACTTGTGTTAACCACAAACTTCGATAACCTGCTGGAACTGTACGCAGCACACCAGGGGAAGCATCTGGAGTCTCTTGACCTCACTGATGAAAAGAAG GTGCTGGAGTGGGCGCAGGAGAAGAGGAAGCTTAGTGTCCTGCACATCCATGGCGTTTACACCAACCCCAGCGGCATAGTGCTCCACCCGGCCGGCTACCAGAACGTGCTGCGCAACACGGAGGTCATG cGGGAGATTCAGAAGCTGTATGAAAATAAGTCATTCCTGTTCTTGGGCTGTGGTTGGACTGTTGATGACACCACGTTTCAGGCCCTGTTTTTAGAGGCTGTGAAGCACAAGTCAGACCTGGAGCACTTCATGCTCGTACGGAGGGGAGACGTGGATGAATTTAAGAAGCTTCGTGAGAACATGCTGGACAAAGGGATTAAAGTGATTTCCTACGGGGATGAATACGCCGACTTGCCCGAGTACTTTGAGAGGCTGACGAGCGAGATCGCCATGCGGGGTCGAACAG GTGTGCCCAAGGAGGGACAACAGCTCAACGGCTCCGCCGCTGCCCACCCCGAGATAAAAG GTTTTGCAGAGCCTTTGCTTCCCCGCAGGATGCAGCACCTGAGCACCAGCCTGGCCCCAGGACCTGTGCCGCAGCCCGGGACTCCCCAGGACCGACCTAAACcagagccggcagctcccgggGAGGCCCGCGCGGTTTAA
- the FAM118B gene encoding protein FAM118B isoform X5, translating into MRGRGGRGAGQSLPVGRARGARKLLPSLKTKKPQELVLVIGTGISAAVAPQVPALKSWKGLIQALLDAAIDFDLLEDEESKRFQKCLHEDKNLVHVAHDLIQKLSPRTSNVRSTFFKDCLYEVFDDLESKMEDSGKQLLQSVLHLMENGALVLTTNFDNLLELYAAHQGKHLESLDLTDEKKVLEWAQEKRKLSVLHIHGVYTNPSGIVLHPAGYQNVLRNTEVMREIQKLYENKSFLFLGCGWTVDDTTFQALFLEAVKHKSDLEHFMLVRRGDVDEFKKLRENMLDKGIKVISYGDEYADLPEYFERLTSEIAMRGRTGVPKEGQQLNGSAAAHPEIKGFAEPLLPRRMQHLSTSLAPGPVPQPGTPQDRPKPEPAAPGEARAV; encoded by the exons GAAGCTGTTGCCAAGCCTCAAAACCAAGAAGCCTCAGGAACTGGTTTTGGTGATCGGGACAGGAATCAGTGCAGCAGTTGCTCCCCAGGTCCCAGCGCTGAAGTCTTGGAAGGGGTTAATCCAGGCCCTCCTGGATGCTGCTATTGACTTTGATCTCCTGGAAGATGAAGAGAGCAAACGGTTTCAAAAGTGTCTCCATGAAGACAAGAACTTGGTTCACGTTGCCCACGACCTCATCCAGAAGCTGTCTCCG CGCACAAGCAACGTTCGCTCAACCTTTTTCAAAGACTGTTTATACGAGGTGTTTGATGACCTGGAATCTAAAATGGAAGATTCTGGGAAGCAGCTGCTTCAGTCCGTGCTTCACTTGATGGAAAACGGGGCACTTGTGTTAACCACAAACTTCGATAACCTGCTGGAACTGTACGCAGCACACCAGGGGAAGCATCTGGAGTCTCTTGACCTCACTGATGAAAAGAAG GTGCTGGAGTGGGCGCAGGAGAAGAGGAAGCTTAGTGTCCTGCACATCCATGGCGTTTACACCAACCCCAGCGGCATAGTGCTCCACCCGGCCGGCTACCAGAACGTGCTGCGCAACACGGAGGTCATG cGGGAGATTCAGAAGCTGTATGAAAATAAGTCATTCCTGTTCTTGGGCTGTGGTTGGACTGTTGATGACACCACGTTTCAGGCCCTGTTTTTAGAGGCTGTGAAGCACAAGTCAGACCTGGAGCACTTCATGCTCGTACGGAGGGGAGACGTGGATGAATTTAAGAAGCTTCGTGAGAACATGCTGGACAAAGGGATTAAAGTGATTTCCTACGGGGATGAATACGCCGACTTGCCCGAGTACTTTGAGAGGCTGACGAGCGAGATCGCCATGCGGGGTCGAACAG GTGTGCCCAAGGAGGGACAACAGCTCAACGGCTCCGCCGCTGCCCACCCCGAGATAAAAG GTTTTGCAGAGCCTTTGCTTCCCCGCAGGATGCAGCACCTGAGCACCAGCCTGGCCCCAGGACCTGTGCCGCAGCCCGGGACTCCCCAGGACCGACCTAAACcagagccggcagctcccgggGAGGCCCGCGCGGTTTAA
- the SRPRA gene encoding signal recognition particle receptor subunit alpha, with product MLDFFTIFSKGGLVLWCFQGVRGPAATAPVNALIRSVLLQERGGNNSFTHEALTLKYKLDNQFELVFVVGFQKILTLTYVDKLIDDVHKEFRDKYRNEFQQKGTLGLLNGTFDFKDDFMRLLRDAEESSKVRAPTVMKTFEQSLKSQKTVKCMIETRGEKPKEKVKNKKNKGSKKEGIEAVATPGKASAGDKQPSAAGEKEELTKDEILQKNREEFFKRHMKAGEKSRSPKPEAQKEKGKKPRVWDLGNSNAKVLDYSNSATNGSAEACPVEEFDPDIALGDRNREPGRLYDLEYESDDEAEEEKVIQNPSKPSTKKGGLGGMFGMLKGLVGSKSLTREDMDPVLEKMKDHLIAKNVAAEIAVQLCESVAKKLEGKVMGTFTTVTSTVKQALQEALVQILQPQRRVDVLRDVMDAQRHRRPYVVTFCGVNGVGKSTNLAKISFWLIENGFSVLIAACDTFRAGAVEQLRTHTRRLNALHPPESHGGRTMVQLYEKGYGKDAAGIAMEAISYARNQGFDVVLVDTAGRMQDNAPLMTALAKLIAVNAPDLVLFVGEALVGNEAVDQLVKFNKALADHSMAQTPRLIDGIVLTKFDTIDDKVGAAISMTYITSKPIVFVGTGQTYCDLRSLNAKAVVAALMKA from the exons atGCTCGACTTCTTCACCATCTTCAGCAAGGGCGGCCTCGTCCTCTGGTGTTTCCAGGGCGTCCGCgggcccgccgccaccgcccccgtcAACGCCCTCATCCGCTCCGTCCTCCTACAG GAGCGAGGCGGCAACAACTCCTTCACCCATGAAGCCCTCACCCTCAAGTACAAACTGGACAACCAGTTTGAGCTGGTGTTTGTG GTGGGGTTTCAGAAGATCCTGACTTTAACCTACGTCGACAAGTTGATAGACGACGTTCATAAGGAGTTCAGAGACAAGTATCGCAATGAGTTCCAGCAGAAAGGCACCCTGGGCCTCCTAAACGGCACCTTTGATTTTAAAGATGACTTCATGCGCCTCCTCCG GGATGCAGAGGAGAGCAGTAAAGTCCGAGCTCCCACGGTAATGAAGACGTTTGAGCAGTCTCTCAAGTCCCAGAAGACTGTCAAGTGTATGATAGAAACCCGAGGGGAGAAACCAAAGGAGAAAGTCAAGAACAAGAAGAACAAAGGTTCCAAAAAAGAGG GGATTGAAGCTGTCGCGACGCCTGGTAAAGCATCGGCGGGTGACAAGCAGCCCTCCGCAGCCGGGGAGAAGGAGGAGCTGACCAAGGATGAAATCCTGCAGAAGAACCGGGAGGAATTCTTCAAGAGACACATGAAAGCAGGGGAGAAGTCCAG ATCTCCAAAGCCCGAGGCgcagaaggagaaggggaagaagccTCGAGTGTGGGATCTGGGGAACTCTAATGCCAAAGTACTTGATTACAGTAACTCCGCTACCAACGGCAGCGCGGAGGCTTGTCCCGTGGAGGAATTTGACCCTGATATA GCCCTGGGAGATCGAAATCGTGAGCCCGGCCGCCTCTACGACCTTGAGTACGAAAGCGATGATGAAGCTGAAGAGGAGAAGGTTATTCAGAACCCTTCGAAACCCAG CACGAAGAAGGGTGGCCTGGGAGGCATGTTTGGCATGCTGAAAGGCCTGGTGGGCTCCAAGAGCTTGACGAGAGAGGACATGGACCCCGTACTGGAGAAGATGAAGGATCACTTGATCG caaaaaaCGTGGCAGCTGAGATTGCGGTGCAGCTCTGTGAATCGGTGGCTAAGAAACTGGAAGGGAAGGTGATGGGAACGTTCACCA CGGTGACCTCGACGGTGAAGCAGGCCCTGCAGGAGGCTCTCGTGCAgatcctgcagccccagcgccgcGTGGACGTCCTCCGCGACGTCATGGATGCCCAGCGCCATCGCCGACCCTACGTGGTCACTTTCTGCGGCGTCAACGGTGTCGGGAAGTCCACCAACCTGGCCAAG ATCTCGTTCTGGCTCATCGAGAACGGTTTCAGCGTCCTCATCGCTGCCTGCGACACCTTCCGCGCAGGTGCGGTGGAGCAGCTCCGCACCCACACCCGTCGCCTCAACGCCCTGCACCCTCCGGAGAGCCATGGCGGGCGGACCATGGTGCAGCTCTACGAGAAGGGCTACGGCAAGGACGCCGCGGGGATCGCCATGGAGGCCATCTCTTACG ctcGGAACCAGGGCTTTGACGTGGTGCTGGTGGACACGGCGGGCCGCATGCAGGACAACGCTCCCTTGATGACGGCGTTGGCCAAACTCATCGCCGTCAATGCTCCCGACCTGGTCCTGTTTGTTGGGGAAGCGCTGGTGGGAAACGAGGCTGTGGATCAGCTG GTCAAGTTCAACAAGGCCCTGGCTGATCACTCCATGGCCCAGACGCCGCGTCTCATCGACGGGATTGTCCTCACCAAGTTCGATACCATCGATGACAAG GTCGGCGCCGCCATCTCCATGACCTACATCACGAGCAAGCCCATCGTTTTCGTTGGTACCGGACAAACTTACTGTGATCTGCGAAGCCTTAACGCCAAGGCCGTGGTCGCAGCGCTCATGAAggcctaa